One Desulfovibrio sp. genomic region harbors:
- a CDS encoding phage Gp37/Gp68 family protein, protein MSKIEWTQSTLNILTGCTQISPGCAHCYAKRMTTRMMSLHPEKYANGFNLTLHPEELAKPARMKAGRMFFLNSMSDTFHEDVPEEFIGRTFEMMADCPQHLFQGLTKRSERLLQLAPALEWPRNIWQGVTVESQNYVHRIDHLRATPAAVRFLSLEPLLGPLPNINLADIHWVIVGGESGPGARPMQIDWVRDLRDQCVQAGVKFFFKQWGGTNKKKTGSQLDGRVWKEMPTHHLSGRTKNKKK, encoded by the coding sequence ATGTCCAAAATCGAATGGACCCAGTCCACTCTCAACATTCTTACCGGCTGCACCCAGATCAGCCCAGGCTGCGCTCATTGCTACGCCAAGCGTATGACAACCCGTATGATGAGCCTGCACCCCGAGAAGTACGCTAACGGCTTCAACCTGACGCTCCATCCCGAGGAGCTGGCGAAACCGGCAAGAATGAAGGCCGGTCGCATGTTCTTCCTGAACTCTATGTCCGATACCTTCCACGAGGATGTGCCGGAGGAGTTCATCGGCAGGACATTTGAGATGATGGCTGACTGCCCCCAGCACCTCTTCCAGGGGCTCACAAAGCGCTCAGAGCGTCTCCTTCAGCTGGCTCCGGCCCTTGAGTGGCCCCGCAACATCTGGCAGGGCGTCACGGTCGAGAGCCAAAACTATGTTCACCGCATCGACCATTTACGCGCGACTCCAGCGGCTGTCAGGTTCCTCTCCCTGGAGCCCCTCCTCGGTCCTCTCCCCAACATTAACTTGGCAGACATTCACTGGGTAATCGTGGGGGGAGAGTCAGGCCCTGGAGCTCGCCCTATGCAGATCGACTGGGTACGCGACCTTCGTGACCAGTGCGTTCAGGCAGGCGTGAAGTTCTTCTTCAAGCAGTGGGGCGGAACAAACAAGAAGAAGACGGGAAGTCAACTGGATGGCCGCGTCTGGAAAGAAATGCCTACGCACCACTTGAGCGGACGAACGAAGAACAAGAAGAAGTAG
- the kdpA gene encoding potassium-transporting ATPase subunit KdpA: protein MSTNSLIQYVFFLAVLMGASWPLGLYIARVYLDEPFGLDKVLGPFERLLYRLSGVDASEEMNWKTYAVAVVLFNATGLLAVYAIQRLQGLLPLNPAVVPSVDPFVAFNTAVSFATNTNWQAYSGETTMSHLTQMVALTVQNFVSAATGMAVMAALIRGLARRETDKLGNFWKDLTRSTLYVLLPLSLILALVLVWQGVPQTLEGQASFKLIEPMTYDKPVLDEVGKPVLDESGKPKTEPAIQKDQTIALGPVASQVAIKQLGTNGGGYYNANSAHPLENPTPLTNLLEMLAILLIPAALCHAFGVMVGDRRQGVAVLAAMTILFAVFAWLTIQAESQPNTLLSQAGAQGVPSLEGKEVRFGVAGSALWAAATTAASNGSVNSMHDSFTPLGGMWPMLLMQLGEVVYGGVGSGLYGMLIFAVVAVFVAGLMVGRTPEYLGKKIEPFETKMAALVILIPPFLCLMGTALACVIGPPEAISNTGPHGFSEVLYAFSSMGNNNGSAFAGLTATSPFWTIAGAVAMFGSRYWLIIPVLALAGSLAGKKRLQEGPGTLPTHGPIFVGLLMAVVLVVGALTFVPALALGPVAEHLALIK, encoded by the coding sequence ATGAGCACCAATAGCTTAATACAATACGTCTTTTTTCTGGCCGTTCTAATGGGAGCATCCTGGCCTTTGGGGCTCTACATCGCCAGGGTTTACCTGGACGAACCCTTCGGCCTGGACAAGGTCCTTGGCCCTTTTGAACGCCTTCTCTACCGGTTAAGCGGTGTGGATGCTTCCGAAGAGATGAATTGGAAGACATACGCCGTGGCCGTGGTACTCTTTAACGCCACAGGGCTTTTGGCGGTGTACGCCATACAGAGGCTTCAAGGTCTGCTGCCGCTGAATCCGGCCGTGGTGCCCAGCGTGGACCCGTTCGTGGCCTTCAACACGGCCGTGAGCTTCGCCACGAACACCAACTGGCAGGCGTACAGCGGCGAAACCACCATGAGCCATCTTACTCAGATGGTGGCTCTTACCGTGCAGAACTTCGTCTCCGCAGCCACAGGTATGGCGGTCATGGCCGCACTCATCAGGGGGTTGGCTCGGCGCGAGACAGACAAGCTGGGTAATTTCTGGAAAGATTTGACCCGCTCCACGCTTTACGTGCTTCTTCCCCTTTCGCTGATCCTTGCTTTGGTCCTCGTATGGCAAGGAGTGCCCCAGACTTTAGAAGGCCAAGCTTCCTTCAAACTTATAGAGCCGATGACCTACGACAAACCCGTGTTAGATGAAGTGGGTAAGCCTGTTCTGGATGAGTCGGGCAAGCCCAAAACCGAACCCGCAATCCAGAAGGACCAGACCATAGCGCTTGGTCCAGTTGCCTCCCAGGTTGCCATCAAGCAGCTCGGGACCAACGGTGGCGGATACTACAACGCCAACTCCGCTCACCCCCTGGAGAATCCAACGCCTTTGACGAATTTACTGGAGATGCTGGCCATCCTGCTCATCCCGGCTGCGCTATGCCATGCTTTCGGCGTGATGGTGGGCGACAGACGGCAGGGAGTGGCTGTTTTGGCGGCCATGACCATTCTCTTTGCCGTTTTTGCCTGGCTGACCATCCAAGCCGAATCTCAGCCCAACACTCTCTTATCGCAAGCAGGGGCGCAGGGAGTACCAAGTCTTGAGGGCAAGGAAGTACGCTTCGGGGTGGCCGGATCGGCCCTATGGGCGGCGGCGACAACTGCTGCCTCAAACGGATCGGTGAACTCCATGCACGACAGCTTCACCCCCCTTGGTGGCATGTGGCCCATGCTCCTCATGCAGTTGGGCGAAGTGGTGTATGGCGGTGTCGGATCAGGGCTCTACGGCATGCTTATCTTTGCTGTGGTGGCCGTATTCGTCGCCGGGCTTATGGTAGGACGCACTCCCGAGTATCTGGGCAAAAAGATCGAGCCTTTCGAAACCAAAATGGCCGCCCTGGTCATCCTCATTCCTCCGTTTTTATGCCTCATGGGAACTGCTCTGGCATGCGTCATCGGGCCACCTGAGGCAATATCAAACACTGGCCCACACGGATTCAGCGAAGTTCTCTATGCCTTCTCTTCCATGGGCAACAATAACGGTAGTGCCTTCGCGGGGCTCACCGCTACCTCGCCCTTCTGGACCATAGCAGGTGCAGTGGCCATGTTCGGTTCTCGCTATTGGCTCATTATCCCCGTACTGGCCCTGGCCGGTTCACTGGCGGGCAAGAAACGCCTGCAGGAAGGACCCGGTACCCTCCCGACACATGGTCCTATCTTTGTTGGCCTTCTGATGGCTGTGGTTCTTGTTGTGGGTGCGCTCACCTTCGTCCCGGCCCTGGCGCTTGGTCCTGTGGCCGAACACCTTGCGCTTATTAAATAA
- the kdpB gene encoding potassium-transporting ATPase subunit KdpB has protein sequence MSKDKKKRPMSDPAIVRQALVDCFRKLAPARQARNPVMFTVYVGSILTTLLAVQAYLGKGEAPFGFVASISAWLWATVLFANFAEAMAEGRGKAQAAALRGLRQDVSAKKLIHPRRDSPFANVAAKTLHRGDLVLVEAGDTIPSDGEIVEGIASVDESAITGESAPVIREAGGDRSAVTGGTRLLSDWLVFRVAAESGETFLDRMISLVEGAKRRKTPNEIALNILLASLTLIFLVVCVTLRPMSAFAVELSGQGVVVTITALTALFVCLAPTTIGGLLSAIGIAGMDRLIQSGVIATSGRAVEAAGDVDVLLLDKTGTITLGNRQAAAFLPVKGVDERALAETAQLASLADETPEGRSIVVLAKERFGIRGHELHDLGATFVPFTAQTRLSGVNLPGRSLRKGAPDAIKALAEQSGEIIPTELDGFIHEVAKSGGTPLVVSENGRPLGVVWLKDIVKGGIKERFAELRAMGIKTIMVTGDNPLTAAAIAAEAGVDDFLAEATPEAKLARIRQYQAEGKMVAMTGDGTNDAPALAQADVGVAMNSGTQAAKEAGNMVDLDSNPTKLLEVVAIGKQLLMTRGSLTTFSISNDIAKYFAIIPAVFAGIYPQLGVLDVMGLATPKSAVLSAVVFNALVIICLIPLALKGVKYIPVPAAVALRRNLLIYGVGGLLVPFAGIKLIDLIISALGWA, from the coding sequence ATGTCCAAGGACAAGAAGAAACGTCCAATGTCCGATCCGGCGATCGTAAGGCAAGCTCTGGTAGACTGTTTTCGCAAGCTGGCCCCGGCCCGGCAGGCCCGCAACCCCGTTATGTTCACGGTGTATGTAGGTTCCATTCTGACCACCCTGTTGGCTGTTCAGGCTTACCTGGGCAAGGGAGAGGCTCCTTTCGGGTTTGTTGCCTCCATTTCCGCCTGGCTTTGGGCGACGGTTCTCTTCGCCAATTTCGCAGAGGCCATGGCCGAAGGAAGAGGCAAGGCGCAGGCTGCTGCTCTGCGCGGTCTGCGCCAAGACGTATCGGCGAAAAAATTGATTCATCCCAGGCGTGATTCCCCTTTCGCCAATGTCGCGGCCAAAACACTGCACCGTGGTGATCTCGTGCTGGTGGAAGCAGGAGACACCATCCCCTCGGACGGCGAGATCGTGGAGGGTATCGCATCCGTGGATGAATCCGCCATTACTGGCGAGAGCGCACCCGTTATCCGCGAAGCTGGAGGAGACCGCAGCGCCGTTACCGGAGGTACGCGCCTGCTCTCAGATTGGTTGGTGTTCAGGGTGGCCGCCGAGTCCGGTGAAACTTTCCTTGATCGCATGATCTCGTTGGTGGAGGGAGCCAAGCGCCGCAAGACCCCCAATGAGATCGCGCTCAATATTCTGCTGGCTTCACTGACCCTGATCTTCCTGGTGGTCTGTGTGACGCTGAGGCCCATGTCCGCTTTTGCTGTGGAACTCTCAGGCCAGGGTGTGGTGGTGACCATTACCGCTCTGACCGCTCTGTTTGTCTGTCTGGCTCCCACTACGATCGGCGGGTTGCTTTCGGCCATCGGTATCGCAGGCATGGACCGCCTTATCCAATCTGGCGTCATAGCCACATCAGGGCGCGCTGTGGAGGCAGCAGGCGACGTGGATGTTCTGCTGTTGGACAAAACCGGCACCATAACTCTGGGAAATCGACAGGCTGCGGCGTTCCTGCCCGTGAAAGGAGTTGACGAACGTGCATTGGCCGAAACGGCTCAACTGGCTTCCCTGGCTGACGAGACCCCGGAAGGGCGCTCCATCGTGGTGCTTGCCAAGGAGCGCTTCGGCATTAGGGGGCATGAACTGCATGATCTTGGAGCCACATTCGTGCCTTTCACTGCACAAACCAGGCTTTCGGGAGTTAACTTGCCTGGCCGATCTTTGCGTAAGGGTGCTCCCGACGCCATCAAGGCTTTGGCCGAACAGTCCGGAGAAATAATTCCAACTGAACTCGACGGCTTCATCCATGAAGTGGCCAAATCCGGTGGTACTCCCCTGGTGGTGTCCGAAAACGGCAGACCGCTCGGTGTTGTTTGGCTCAAGGATATCGTGAAAGGGGGTATCAAGGAACGCTTCGCAGAACTGCGCGCCATGGGCATCAAAACCATCATGGTCACCGGCGACAATCCTCTCACGGCAGCGGCTATCGCGGCCGAAGCAGGTGTGGACGATTTCCTCGCGGAGGCAACTCCAGAGGCAAAGCTTGCTCGCATCCGCCAGTATCAGGCCGAAGGCAAGATGGTGGCCATGACCGGCGATGGAACCAACGACGCACCGGCCTTGGCTCAGGCCGACGTGGGCGTGGCTATGAACTCCGGAACCCAGGCGGCCAAAGAGGCCGGGAACATGGTGGACCTGGACTCCAACCCCACGAAGCTTCTCGAAGTGGTGGCCATCGGCAAACAGCTGCTTATGACGCGCGGTTCGCTCACAACCTTCAGTATTTCGAACGACATCGCCAAATACTTTGCCATCATCCCCGCTGTATTCGCAGGCATATACCCGCAGCTTGGGGTGCTTGACGTGATGGGTCTTGCCACACCTAAATCCGCCGTACTTTCGGCTGTGGTGTTCAACGCCCTGGTGATCATCTGCCTGATCCCCCTGGCGCTTAAAGGGGTGAAATACATCCCTGTGCCTGCGGCTGTGGCCCTGCGCCGCAACCTGCTGATCTACGGTGTTGGGGGGCTTCTGGTGCCCTTCGCGGGGATCAAGCTCATCGATCTGATCATTTCCGCCCTTGGCTGGGCGTAG
- the kdpC gene encoding potassium-transporting ATPase subunit KdpC: protein MYLTIIKQLKPAVLMLFWMTIITGLVYPLAMTGLGKTIFPVPAGGSLVESNGVVVGSSLIGQHFDSEGYFKGRPSATSPYEYNAESSSGSNLGPSNPALAEAVADRVKRLADANGGGNFPIDMVTTSGSGLDPHISPEAANYQADRVAKARGMTHEAVSALVEKHTQGRLWGFWGEARVNVLELNLDLDALPKKE, encoded by the coding sequence ATGTATTTAACCATCATAAAACAGTTAAAGCCTGCCGTCCTGATGCTCTTTTGGATGACGATCATAACCGGGCTGGTCTATCCGCTGGCCATGACCGGTCTGGGCAAGACGATCTTTCCCGTCCCGGCAGGAGGAAGCCTTGTTGAGAGCAACGGGGTCGTTGTCGGGTCCAGTTTGATCGGTCAGCATTTTGATTCCGAGGGGTACTTCAAGGGCAGACCGTCAGCCACTTCACCTTATGAATACAACGCCGAGTCCTCATCAGGCTCAAACCTCGGGCCTTCCAATCCAGCTCTGGCAGAGGCTGTGGCGGATAGGGTGAAAAGGCTTGCTGACGCAAATGGAGGAGGCAATTTTCCAATAGATATGGTCACGACTTCAGGTAGCGGCTTAGACCCGCATATTTCCCCCGAGGCGGCGAACTACCAAGCCGACAGGGTGGCCAAGGCACGAGGCATGACTCATGAGGCAGTGTCTGCACTGGTCGAGAAGCACACCCAGGGCCGGCTCTGGGGATTCTGGGGCGAAGCAAGAGTAAATGTGCTCGAACTCAACCTCGATCTGGATGCCCTGCCAAAGAAAGAGTAA
- a CDS encoding sensor histidine kinase KdpD — protein MRDDDQRPDPDALLAMVQREEAEKQRGRLRIFLGMCPGVGKTYAMLEAARLKMSEGLDLLAGIVETHGREDTEALMYGMSVLPRKSINYKGHELKEFDLDEALARRPALILVDELAHTNVPGSRHPKRWQDVEELLEHGLDVWTTLNVQHLESLNDVVAQITGVRVHETVPDAVLERAESVILVDLPPEDLRQRLSEGKVYLPKQAEWAGENFFRSGNLNALRELALRSTANRVNTEVLVYRQGHSIHTTWPTAERILVCVGPSPTSATLVRAAKRLADGYHASWHALYIQQKPEGVMTARALANLELARELGAETHIMPGGEVARLIVGFARQHNITRIVIGKPVGWGLLDFLKGSPVDQLVRLSEEIDVHVIKGQDTKGLSSSAKRVKPQNLHWKQYAASVGVVGLSTAVCFGMYSHFELANLIMVYLLGVMAVAVWLPRRTSVLASILSVLAFDFCFVPPRFSFAVTDVTYLVTFAVMFLVALVIGGMASRIKAQADSAGQLERQASELAGLSRQLAATRGTNNLISVAREHISRVFYSTTLVMMPGKDGRISEAFLPTDQEALTEKDVGVAQWVYDNGRAAGFSTQTLADSGTLFLPLPGAEGTLGVIGLRPKDDDARNMLLPPDKQRLLDAVVHQTALALDVDRLEEKARSILVEAEREKLRAALLSTVTHDFRTPLAAILGSAESLMALGESAGLDVRRALEENIVNEASRLGRLVDNLLRIAALESGAVVPELTPLPLEEVVGSALARLDALLASHIVKVDIPRDMPAIPMDAVLMEQFFMNLLENAVKYTQEGTEIAVTASVRKTDAVIVVSDSGPGLPDGDHDKLFERFQRGDRTGSEGYGLGLAICRAVAKAHGGTIAASNNVSGGARFTLTLPLHEQRKNYNPDR, from the coding sequence ATGAGAGACGACGATCAGCGTCCGGATCCTGACGCCCTGCTGGCCATGGTCCAGCGGGAGGAGGCCGAGAAACAACGAGGGCGGCTGAGGATATTCCTTGGCATGTGCCCAGGGGTCGGAAAGACCTATGCCATGCTTGAGGCAGCGCGCCTCAAGATGTCCGAGGGGCTCGACCTCCTGGCCGGTATTGTGGAGACACACGGTCGCGAGGACACGGAAGCTCTTATGTATGGGATGTCTGTCCTTCCACGCAAAAGCATCAACTATAAAGGGCACGAGCTTAAGGAATTTGACTTGGACGAGGCTTTGGCCAGACGACCGGCACTCATCTTGGTGGACGAACTGGCCCACACCAATGTTCCTGGCTCGCGCCATCCAAAACGCTGGCAGGACGTGGAAGAGCTGCTCGAGCACGGCCTAGACGTGTGGACCACCCTCAATGTCCAACACCTGGAGAGCCTAAACGACGTTGTCGCTCAGATAACCGGGGTGCGCGTCCATGAAACAGTACCCGACGCAGTATTGGAGCGCGCGGAATCTGTGATACTGGTGGACCTCCCTCCAGAAGATCTCCGCCAGCGTTTGAGCGAAGGCAAAGTCTACCTACCTAAACAGGCCGAATGGGCGGGTGAAAACTTCTTCCGATCCGGAAATCTGAACGCGCTACGGGAATTGGCGCTTCGTTCCACAGCCAACCGGGTGAACACCGAGGTATTGGTGTACCGGCAGGGTCACTCTATCCATACCACTTGGCCAACGGCAGAGCGTATCCTTGTCTGCGTGGGACCATCGCCCACCTCGGCCACTCTTGTACGCGCCGCCAAGAGACTGGCGGACGGGTACCATGCCTCCTGGCACGCTCTCTACATCCAACAAAAACCCGAAGGGGTCATGACGGCCAGAGCACTTGCCAACCTGGAACTGGCCAGGGAACTTGGGGCCGAAACCCACATCATGCCCGGGGGAGAAGTAGCCCGGCTTATCGTTGGTTTTGCCCGTCAGCACAATATTACTCGCATCGTGATAGGAAAACCCGTCGGATGGGGACTCTTGGACTTCCTGAAGGGCAGCCCTGTGGATCAGTTGGTGCGCCTCTCCGAAGAGATCGATGTCCATGTGATCAAGGGACAGGACACAAAAGGCCTCTCGAGCTCCGCTAAACGCGTGAAACCCCAGAACCTGCATTGGAAGCAATACGCCGCATCGGTCGGAGTGGTAGGTTTGAGCACAGCCGTGTGTTTCGGCATGTATTCCCATTTTGAATTGGCCAACCTGATCATGGTCTACCTACTCGGGGTAATGGCTGTGGCGGTTTGGCTGCCCAGGCGAACTTCTGTGCTGGCTTCGATCTTAAGCGTCCTGGCCTTCGACTTCTGTTTCGTTCCGCCGCGCTTTAGCTTCGCGGTCACTGACGTGACCTATCTAGTCACGTTTGCGGTAATGTTCCTTGTGGCCCTGGTCATCGGCGGGATGGCCTCTCGGATCAAGGCACAGGCCGACAGCGCCGGGCAGCTAGAACGGCAGGCTTCGGAACTGGCGGGGCTCTCGAGGCAATTGGCCGCGACCAGGGGCACCAACAATCTCATCAGCGTGGCGCGCGAGCACATCTCCAGAGTTTTCTACAGTACGACGTTGGTTATGATGCCAGGCAAAGACGGAAGAATCTCCGAAGCATTCCTGCCGACCGACCAAGAGGCATTGACGGAAAAGGATGTGGGGGTGGCCCAGTGGGTGTACGACAACGGCAGGGCAGCAGGTTTCTCGACACAGACTCTTGCCGATTCCGGGACCCTCTTTCTGCCATTGCCTGGAGCGGAAGGGACGCTTGGCGTCATAGGGTTGCGGCCAAAGGACGATGATGCCCGCAACATGCTCTTGCCACCCGACAAGCAGCGATTGTTGGACGCAGTGGTGCATCAGACAGCCTTAGCCCTCGACGTCGACAGGCTTGAAGAAAAAGCGAGGAGCATACTTGTGGAAGCTGAGCGTGAGAAACTGCGCGCTGCTCTTCTTTCGACGGTGACTCACGACTTCAGAACCCCGTTGGCTGCCATTTTGGGCTCGGCGGAAAGCCTCATGGCACTCGGCGAGAGCGCGGGCCTGGATGTACGCAGAGCTCTGGAAGAGAACATCGTCAACGAGGCATCCCGGTTGGGGCGACTAGTGGACAACCTGCTTCGCATAGCTGCCCTTGAATCAGGAGCTGTCGTCCCAGAGCTCACACCTTTGCCGCTGGAAGAAGTGGTTGGCAGCGCTCTTGCCCGTCTTGACGCTCTACTGGCGAGCCACATCGTCAAGGTGGACATTCCCCGGGACATGCCCGCGATTCCCATGGACGCCGTGCTTATGGAACAGTTCTTCATGAATCTACTTGAAAACGCCGTCAAATACACGCAGGAGGGAACCGAGATCGCAGTTACAGCTTCGGTTCGCAAGACGGATGCGGTCATAGTTGTCAGTGACTCTGGTCCGGGACTCCCGGACGGTGACCATGACAAACTCTTTGAACGCTTCCAGCGGGGCGACAGGACTGGATCGGAAGGATATGGCCTTGGGCTGGCGATCTGCAGAGCAGTGGCCAAGGCCCATGGAGGGACTATTGCCGCTTCGAACAACGTATCCGGCGGTGCGCGTTTCACACTGACACTTCCTCTGCATGAGCAACGTAAAAACTACAATCCTGACCGTTGA